Within the Beduinella massiliensis genome, the region TACAATCCGGATCTGGTGGACATCGAAATCGACGGGTTTGAGGACCTGTGGGATCCCTCCCTCAAGGACTCCCTCGGCCTGATCGACGACGCGCGCGTGACCATCGGCATGGTGCTGCTCTCCATGGGCCAATCCATGAACACGACGGACGACGCGGTGCTCGCCGAGGCGAAGGAAAAGCTCTTCTCTATCCGCGACAACGTTCACATGCTCGAATACGAAAACCTGCACAACTCGCTCGTCTCCGGCGACATCGCCGTGGCCTATACCTTCACGCCCTTTGTGGCGCTGGCGCTGGACGCGAACCCCGACCTCAAGGTGGTCTGGCCGAAGGAAGGCCTGGGCTTTGGCATCGACGGTCTCTTCATTCCGGCGAACGCCCCGCATGCCGGGAACGCCAACACCTTCATCAACTACCTGCTGGACGGCCAGGTCGCCGCGACCTGCGCGGAGTGGCAGTATTACTGCTCGCCCAATGCCGCCGCTCAGGACTTCCTGTCCGATGCCTACAGGGAAAACACCGTGTTCAGCGGCATTTTTGACCGCGTAAAGGACGCCGAATACGTGAAGGATCTGGGCGCGGACGAGAGCAAATTCCAGGACATCTGGACCGAGTTCAAGCTGATGTTCTGACGGTTGCCTGTTTCAGCCTTAAAGGGAGGCCTTCGGGCCTCCCTTCTCTCCGGTTTAAGCCAAGGGGCTTCAGGGATGTTTTGCCGGGCGCAGGCGTGCCCTGCTTCCGGCAAAGCACCCGCACATCATTACGTCATATCGAGGGATGCAACATGTTTGATACGGTGATTACGGGTGGATTCGTCGTCAATCCCCGCACGCTTCAAAATCATCTGCTGAACGTCGGCATCAAGGACGGTCGCATCGCCTGCATATCGCGCGATCCCCTGTGCGGCGAAAAGACCGTAAACGCCGCGGGCTGCATCGTCTGCCCGGGGTTCATCGACGTGCACGGCCATCTGGACGGCGACGCCTACGCAGGCGAGCTTTCGCTGCGCCAGGGCATTACGACCACCGTGGGCGGAAACTGCGGCTTCAGCCCCTGCGACATCGGCGCTTTTTTACAAAAGCAGGAAGAGCGCGGCTTTATCATCCGCCAGGCGGAGATGATCGGGCATTCCTGCACCCTGCGCGAAACCGTCGGCCTGCACGACACGCGCACGCCCGCGGCAGGCGGCCAGATCGACCGCATGTGCGCGCTGCTGGAAAAGGCGTTCGACGAGGGGGCCTGCGGGCTCTCCCTCGGCCTGGGTTACGCGCCCGGAAGCTCGATGGACGAGGTGCTGCCGCTCTGTCAGATCGCGGCCGCGCGCGGGCGCATCGTCTCCATCGACACGCACATGCGCACGCAGACGGACCTCTACTCGCTCGTGGAGGCCGTCTCTATCGCGCGCGCGACGGGCGCGCGGATGCTCATCTCGCACTTCGTGTACCAGTACGGCGTCGGTGTGGAGGACGAGGCGCTCGCGCTCGTGGACTGCGCGCGACGCAGCGGTCTGGACATCCGACTGGACAGCGGCATGTATACCGACTGGGCGACCGGCATCGGCACGGCGCTCTTCGACCGCGACATCATGGAAGCCAACAACATCGAACTATGGCACATCCGCATGGCGACAGGCGAGCACCGCGGGCAGCTGCTGGACGAGGAACTGTATGCGCATGTGCGCAGCGAGCACGCCGGCGACTCCGCCGTCGTCTTCGCCGGCGACGAGGAGGCGATCTACCGAATCCTGCGCCACCCGCAGGCCATGCCCTCCACCGACGCGGGCGCCTATGAGCCCGGCGAGGGACATCCGCAAATCGCCGGAAGCTTCCCCCGCTACTTCCGCAAGATGGTGATCGAGCGCGGGGATCTGACCTGGGAGGAGGCTATCGCCCGCGCGACGCTGCTTCCCGCCGAAACCGTCGGATTGTGCGGCCTGGGCCGCATGGAGACAGGCGTTCCGGCCGATATCGTCGTGATGAATCCGCAGACGCTGCAGGATCGAGCCACGTTTGTGGGGCTGGGCCAGCCGAATGCCTCTCCGGAGGGCGTCGAGCACGTCTTCGTCGGCGGCGTGCACGTGCTCGACCAGGGCCGCATACTTTGCCGTACAGCGGGTCGTACGGTGCGATTCTGATCGCTCCGTCGCATAAGGCTTCTGCGCCTTTTTAGATCTTTTTCCAGTCATGCAAAAAAGTTGACCGGAACAAAGGATCTAAAAAGGCGTTTTTATTTTTTGATTTCCCGTTTTGCACAAAATTTTCCGTTAACTATTGACACAAGAGGTAAAGTGTCGTATTCTAATGGCGCAAACTTTTTTTAATGACTAAATTATTAAGGTGAGCGCATGAATGGCAGACTCCTTTACATCAATCTGGACGGCTTGGGCGCGTACTATCTGCAAACGCCCGACGCCGAAAGGCGCTTTCCCGCGCTTCACCGCCTGATGCGCTCGGGCGTCTTCTTTGAAAACGCCTACACCGGCATCCCCTCCATTACGTATCCCATGCAGTGCGCCATCGTGAGCGGCTGTTACAGCGCGGGCACCGGCAACTGCGACAAGTATTACGATCGGGCGCAAAACGCTATCGTGCCGCTGCGCCGCTACAATCGAGCGCAGACCGTCGGGGAACTGCTGCGCGAGCAGAACATTCCCTTTGTTTCCATCCAGCAGTTTGCGCTCGAAGGCAGGGGCGCACAGCGGGACGACCCCCGCGCCCTGTACGTGCAGCCGGGTGGGGATTACGCCGTGCGCTTTGCGCTGCTGCTGGAGCTGCTTACGCAGGGCACGCTCACGCTGAAGGAAAAAACCTGGCGCTTCGACGAAGCGCCGCGCGCTGTATTCTTCTACGCGGACGACCTGGACAGCGTCGGCCACAACCCCGCGGGGCTCGCCGCCACCGAGGAGGCGCGCGTTGAAAACGTGCGCGCGCGGCTGGAAGCGATCGACCGCATGCTTGCGCGCGTGCTGGATGTCCTGCAGGCGCAGGGAGACTGGACGCTGCTCCTGTGCACCGACCACGGCATGATCTCCTGCCAGGGCGAGAGCCGCATTCCCGAGCTCGTCCAAGCGCTGCGGGCGTTCGGCTTGAGCCGGGTCGCCGTCCATACGGTGGGCCCGCTGCCCGAGGCGGACTTCGACGCGCTGCTCACCTCGCATGACATTCAATGTCAGGTATTTTTCGACCGGGGAGGCGTTCAGCAGGATGCGCTCAAAAACCGCCTGCTCGCGCTTCCGTTCGTCGATCAGGTGCTGACCTCCGCAGAGCTCCGCGCGCGCGGCGTCTGCCCGCAATACGCCGACATGGTCGTCAGCCCCGTCGAAGGCGCGCACTTTTCCACGGAACACGCGTATCTGTCCACGCTGCACGCGACCCACGACAGCCTGCACGAAAAGTGCCAGCACATCTTCGCGGCCATTCAGGGGCCGGGCGTGCGCAGCGGTTTGCGCGTGGCGCAGCGCGTGCAGAATATCGACTTTCTTCCCGCGCTGTGCGAGCGCCTCGGCGTGGGAAGCCTCCGGGATGCGGCATGCGCGCCGCTGCCCGACATCTGGCGCTGAAAGACGAAAGACAGGCAGGTGAACTTTCATGGTGAAGGCAGGCAAGGAAACCATCAAATACATCAACAAGCAAAATATCCTCAGCTCGTTCGGGGATGAACATGTGCGCTGCAAGGCGGACCTGATCGATGCCACCCAGCTGAGCGCCGCGACGGTTTCCAGCCTCATTCACGAGCTCGTCGAAGAGGGCCTGATCGTCGAGACGTGCTTTGGAGAATCCAGCGGCGGGCGCAAGCCCATGCTCTACAGCCTGAACGGAGCCTTTGCCTATGTGCTGTCGCTGCGCGTCACGCCAAAGGGCATTTTGGTCGGCGCCGTCAACCTCTGCGCCGAGATCGTATACCGGCGGCTGTTGCCCATGCCGGTGCACGACGCGCAGACGCTGACCGAGGGGATTCAGGAGGCTATCCGCTGCTTCCAAAATGACGACCCCGCGCTCGCCGGCAAAATCACGGCGGTCGCGTTCAGCGTGCCCGGCATCATCGATTACACGCGGCGCTCGCTCGCCTATTCCGCGGCGCTGTACGTGGAAAACATCGACCTGCAAGCGCTTGCGGACGCCTGCTTTGGCCGGGCCACCGAGGTGTATGTATTCAAGGATACGGACGCCCTCTTGCTGGGCGAGTACTTCGCGGGCATCCGATCCGCGAAGGGCATGGCTTATGTACTGTGCGACAATGGCGTTGGCCTCTCGCTGCTCACGCGCGGCAAGCTCTTCCGCGTGGATAACTGCGGCATGGAGTTGGGCCACACGGTTGTCGATCTGCACGGCGAGCGCTGCAAGTGCTCGGCCTCCGGCTGTGTTGGCACGCTGCTGGGCGAACAGCCCGCGCTTCGCCGCTACGCGCGCCTGTGTGAGCAGCGGCAAGGCGTCAGCATGCCGGACGTCTCCCGCCTGAACTACGACGACCTCGTCGATCAATACCTGGCGGGCGAGGAACCCGCCCTGCAGGTCATAAGCGAGCAGCTCGACGTGCTGAGCGTCACGCTGGTCAACGTGATCAACCTCTTCAACCCTGAAATGCTCGTGCTGGGCGGCCCCCTCGCCAGGCTGCCCAGCATCGAATCCGATTTTGCCGAACGCCTGAAGGCCCGCGCGCTCAAGC harbors:
- a CDS encoding amidohydrolase family protein; the protein is MFDTVITGGFVVNPRTLQNHLLNVGIKDGRIACISRDPLCGEKTVNAAGCIVCPGFIDVHGHLDGDAYAGELSLRQGITTTVGGNCGFSPCDIGAFLQKQEERGFIIRQAEMIGHSCTLRETVGLHDTRTPAAGGQIDRMCALLEKAFDEGACGLSLGLGYAPGSSMDEVLPLCQIAAARGRIVSIDTHMRTQTDLYSLVEAVSIARATGARMLISHFVYQYGVGVEDEALALVDCARRSGLDIRLDSGMYTDWATGIGTALFDRDIMEANNIELWHIRMATGEHRGQLLDEELYAHVRSEHAGDSAVVFAGDEEAIYRILRHPQAMPSTDAGAYEPGEGHPQIAGSFPRYFRKMVIERGDLTWEEAIARATLLPAETVGLCGLGRMETGVPADIVVMNPQTLQDRATFVGLGQPNASPEGVEHVFVGGVHVLDQGRILCRTAGRTVRF
- a CDS encoding alkaline phosphatase family protein → MNGRLLYINLDGLGAYYLQTPDAERRFPALHRLMRSGVFFENAYTGIPSITYPMQCAIVSGCYSAGTGNCDKYYDRAQNAIVPLRRYNRAQTVGELLREQNIPFVSIQQFALEGRGAQRDDPRALYVQPGGDYAVRFALLLELLTQGTLTLKEKTWRFDEAPRAVFFYADDLDSVGHNPAGLAATEEARVENVRARLEAIDRMLARVLDVLQAQGDWTLLLCTDHGMISCQGESRIPELVQALRAFGLSRVAVHTVGPLPEADFDALLTSHDIQCQVFFDRGGVQQDALKNRLLALPFVDQVLTSAELRARGVCPQYADMVVSPVEGAHFSTEHAYLSTLHATHDSLHEKCQHIFAAIQGPGVRSGLRVAQRVQNIDFLPALCERLGVGSLRDAACAPLPDIWR
- a CDS encoding extracellular solute-binding protein, encoding MKKLLSLLLALSMLTIPFASMAEEEKVLNIFSWDGYIDYETVIKPFEQETGIKVNYAPFSTNEEMLKKLQENGASEYDVVLASDYILNTARQEGLMQKLNKDLIPNYQNLNPEFTSQYFDPDNEYVAPYMSGIPLIIYNPDLVDIEIDGFEDLWDPSLKDSLGLIDDARVTIGMVLLSMGQSMNTTDDAVLAEAKEKLFSIRDNVHMLEYENLHNSLVSGDIAVAYTFTPFVALALDANPDLKVVWPKEGLGFGIDGLFIPANAPHAGNANTFINYLLDGQVAATCAEWQYYCSPNAAAQDFLSDAYRENTVFSGIFDRVKDAEYVKDLGADESKFQDIWTEFKLMF
- a CDS encoding ROK family protein, with product MVKAGKETIKYINKQNILSSFGDEHVRCKADLIDATQLSAATVSSLIHELVEEGLIVETCFGESSGGRKPMLYSLNGAFAYVLSLRVTPKGILVGAVNLCAEIVYRRLLPMPVHDAQTLTEGIQEAIRCFQNDDPALAGKITAVAFSVPGIIDYTRRSLAYSAALYVENIDLQALADACFGRATEVYVFKDTDALLLGEYFAGIRSAKGMAYVLCDNGVGLSLLTRGKLFRVDNCGMELGHTVVDLHGERCKCSASGCVGTLLGEQPALRRYARLCEQRQGVSMPDVSRLNYDDLVDQYLAGEEPALQVISEQLDVLSVTLVNVINLFNPEMLVLGGPLARLPSIESDFAERLKARALKPFAGSLSVIASRQGTDASIKGMAHYVLDKKFFKSVKV